From Nocardioides sp. HDW12B, the proteins below share one genomic window:
- a CDS encoding nitrate reductase subunit alpha, translated as MTSPSDRVGDALLRSRRFFTQGTVSEDLRTLTHQGGREADDFYRDRWSHDTVVRSTHGVNCTGSCSWKVYVKDGIITWETQQTDYPSVGPDSPEYEPRGCPRGAAFSWYTYSPTRVRYPYVRGVLLQMYREAKTQHDGDPVKAWAHVVDHPQRAKAYKAARGKGGLVRASWDEATEMIAAAYVHTIMTWGPDRVAGFSPIPAMSMVSHASGARFTSLVGGSMLSFYDWYADLPVASPQVFGDQTDVPESGDWWDAGYLVMWGSNVPVTRTPDAHWMTEARYRGQKVVVVAPDYADNVKFADEWLAIAPGTDGALAMSMGHVVLKEFFVDRTTPYFADYTKKYTDLPHLVVLDEVEVSTGSTTGGSTTGGSTTGGSTTGGSTTGGSTTGGSTTGGSTYRPGKFLTAADLAAHRHVENAHFKTVVVDARSDEPVVPNGALGHRFGDSGVGSWNLDLDGVDPRLTLLGTTHDSALVELPRFDDVDGTADSLTRGVPVRRIDGHLVTTVLDLMLAQYGVARDGLPGHWPTGYDDATAPYTPAWQEAITGVPAAAAARIAREFAANAEESKGRSMILMGAGTNHWFHSDTIYRGFLALTTLTGCQGVNGGGWAHYVGQEKCRPVTGWAQLAFGLDWVRPPRQMIHTAYWYLHTDQFRYDTFGADTVAAATGTGQLAGLSTADVIAKSARMGWMPSYPTFDRNPLELADEAAAAGTPVAEHVVEQLQSGDLRFAAEDPDAPENFPRILAIWRANLLGSSGKGNEYFLKHLLGTDSSLRATEAGEAHRPQEVDWHETAPEGKLDLLLTLDFRQTSTTIFSDIVLPAATWYEKHDLNTTDMHPFIHSFNPAIAPPWQTRTDWDAWQTIATKFSELAVGRLDTRTDVVAVPLLHDTPDAMANPHGVVRDWKHGECAPVPGVTMPKIVEVTRDYPAVGAQMQALGPLLEKLGTTTKGVTYDVTASIDYLRAKNGAIRGGAGDGRPSLVRDVHACEAILALSGTTNGHLATQGFRTLEKRTGRLLHDLAAEHEGKQITFADTQAAPVPVITSPEWSGSETGGRRYSPFTINVERLKPWHTLTGRQHFYLDHDWMSELGEGLPVYRPPLNMGALFGEPDIGSTGELGVTVRYLTPHNKWSIHSEYQDNLFMLSLSRGGQTIWMSDRDAAKVGIEDNDWIEAVNRNGVVVARAIVSHRMPEGTVYMHHAQDRLIDVPIAETSGKRGGIHNSLTRILVKPSHLIGGYAQLAFAFNYLGPTGNQRDEVTVIRRRSQEVTY; from the coding sequence ATGACGTCACCCTCCGACCGCGTCGGCGACGCGCTGCTGCGCAGCCGACGGTTCTTCACCCAGGGCACGGTGTCCGAGGACCTGAGGACGCTGACCCACCAGGGCGGACGGGAGGCCGACGACTTCTACCGCGACCGGTGGAGCCACGACACAGTGGTGCGGTCGACGCACGGGGTGAACTGCACCGGCTCGTGCTCCTGGAAGGTCTACGTCAAGGACGGGATCATCACCTGGGAGACCCAGCAGACCGACTACCCGTCGGTGGGACCCGACAGCCCGGAGTACGAGCCCCGCGGCTGCCCGCGCGGCGCCGCCTTCTCCTGGTACACCTACTCGCCGACCCGGGTGCGCTACCCCTACGTCCGCGGCGTGCTGCTGCAGATGTACCGCGAGGCGAAGACGCAGCACGACGGCGACCCGGTGAAGGCGTGGGCCCACGTCGTCGACCACCCCCAGCGCGCGAAGGCCTACAAGGCCGCCCGCGGCAAGGGCGGCCTGGTCCGGGCGAGCTGGGACGAGGCGACCGAGATGATCGCCGCCGCCTACGTCCACACGATCATGACGTGGGGCCCCGACAGGGTCGCCGGCTTCTCCCCGATCCCCGCCATGTCGATGGTCTCCCACGCCTCCGGCGCCCGCTTCACCTCGCTGGTCGGCGGCTCGATGCTCTCCTTCTACGACTGGTACGCCGACCTGCCCGTCGCCTCCCCGCAGGTGTTCGGCGACCAGACCGACGTGCCGGAGTCGGGGGACTGGTGGGACGCCGGCTACCTCGTCATGTGGGGCTCCAACGTGCCGGTCACGCGCACCCCCGACGCGCACTGGATGACCGAGGCGCGCTACCGCGGTCAGAAGGTGGTCGTGGTCGCGCCCGACTACGCCGACAACGTGAAGTTCGCCGACGAGTGGCTGGCGATCGCGCCGGGCACCGACGGTGCGCTGGCCATGTCGATGGGCCACGTCGTGCTCAAGGAGTTCTTCGTCGACCGGACGACGCCGTACTTCGCCGACTACACGAAGAAGTACACCGACCTGCCCCACCTCGTGGTGCTCGACGAGGTGGAGGTCTCGACAGGCTCGACCACCGGGGGCTCGACCACCGGGGGCTCGACCACCGGGGGCTCGACCACCGGGGGCTCGACCACCGGGGGCTCGACCACCGGGGGCTCGACCACCGGGGGCTCGACCTACCGGCCCGGCAAGTTCCTGACCGCGGCCGACCTGGCCGCGCACCGCCACGTCGAGAACGCGCACTTCAAGACCGTCGTCGTCGACGCCCGCAGCGACGAGCCGGTGGTGCCCAACGGCGCGCTCGGCCACCGCTTCGGCGACAGCGGCGTCGGGTCCTGGAACCTCGACCTGGACGGCGTCGACCCCCGGCTGACCCTGCTCGGCACCACCCACGACTCCGCGCTCGTCGAGCTGCCCCGCTTCGACGACGTCGACGGCACCGCCGACTCGCTGACGCGCGGGGTGCCGGTGCGCCGCATCGACGGCCACCTGGTGACGACCGTCCTCGACCTCATGCTCGCCCAGTACGGCGTCGCCCGCGACGGGCTGCCGGGCCACTGGCCCACCGGGTACGACGACGCCACCGCGCCGTACACCCCGGCCTGGCAGGAGGCGATCACCGGCGTGCCCGCGGCGGCCGCGGCCCGGATCGCGCGCGAGTTCGCGGCCAACGCCGAGGAGTCGAAGGGCCGCTCGATGATCCTCATGGGGGCCGGGACGAACCACTGGTTCCACTCCGACACGATCTACCGCGGCTTCCTGGCCCTGACGACGTTGACGGGCTGCCAGGGCGTCAACGGCGGCGGCTGGGCGCACTACGTCGGCCAGGAGAAGTGCCGGCCGGTCACCGGCTGGGCCCAGCTCGCCTTCGGCCTCGACTGGGTCCGTCCGCCGCGGCAGATGATCCACACCGCCTACTGGTACCTCCACACCGACCAGTTCCGCTACGACACCTTCGGCGCCGACACCGTCGCGGCGGCCACCGGCACCGGGCAGCTGGCGGGGCTGAGCACGGCCGACGTCATCGCCAAGAGCGCGCGGATGGGCTGGATGCCGTCCTACCCGACCTTCGACCGCAACCCGCTCGAGCTCGCCGACGAGGCCGCGGCCGCCGGCACGCCGGTCGCCGAGCACGTCGTCGAGCAGCTGCAGAGCGGCGACCTGCGCTTCGCGGCCGAGGACCCCGACGCGCCGGAGAACTTCCCGCGCATCCTCGCGATCTGGCGAGCCAACCTGCTGGGCTCGTCGGGCAAGGGCAACGAGTACTTCCTCAAGCACCTGCTCGGCACCGACAGCTCGCTGCGCGCCACCGAGGCAGGGGAGGCCCACCGGCCGCAGGAGGTGGACTGGCACGAGACCGCGCCCGAGGGGAAGCTCGACCTGCTGCTCACCCTCGACTTCCGCCAGACCAGCACGACGATCTTCTCCGACATCGTGCTGCCGGCGGCCACGTGGTACGAGAAGCACGACCTCAACACCACCGACATGCACCCCTTCATCCACTCGTTCAACCCCGCCATCGCCCCGCCCTGGCAGACCCGGACCGACTGGGACGCCTGGCAGACGATCGCCACGAAGTTCAGCGAGCTCGCCGTCGGGCGGCTCGACACCCGCACCGACGTGGTCGCCGTACCGCTGCTGCACGACACCCCGGACGCGATGGCCAACCCGCACGGCGTGGTCCGCGACTGGAAGCACGGCGAGTGCGCGCCGGTCCCGGGCGTGACCATGCCGAAGATCGTCGAGGTCACCCGCGACTACCCGGCCGTCGGGGCGCAGATGCAGGCGCTCGGGCCACTGCTGGAGAAGCTGGGGACGACGACGAAGGGCGTCACCTACGACGTCACCGCCTCCATCGACTACCTGCGCGCGAAGAACGGCGCGATCCGCGGCGGGGCCGGCGACGGGCGACCCTCGCTGGTGCGCGACGTGCACGCCTGCGAGGCGATCCTGGCGCTGTCGGGCACCACCAACGGCCACCTCGCGACGCAGGGCTTCAGGACCCTGGAGAAGCGGACCGGCCGGCTGCTGCACGACCTGGCCGCCGAGCACGAGGGCAAGCAGATCACCTTCGCCGACACCCAGGCCGCGCCGGTGCCGGTGATCACCTCGCCGGAGTGGTCGGGCTCGGAGACCGGGGGGCGCCGCTACTCGCCCTTCACGATCAACGTCGAGCGCCTCAAGCCCTGGCACACCCTCACCGGGCGGCAGCACTTCTACCTCGACCACGACTGGATGAGCGAGCTCGGGGAGGGGCTGCCGGTCTACCGACCACCGCTGAACATGGGCGCCCTCTTCGGGGAGCCGGACATCGGGAGCACCGGCGAGCTGGGGGTGACGGTGCGTTACCTGACGCCGCACAACAAGTGGTCGATCCACTCGGAGTACCAGGACAACCTGTTCATGCTGTCGCTCTCGCGCGGCGGCCAGACGATCTGGATGAGCGACCGCGACGCCGCCAAGGTCGGCATCGAGGACAACGACTGGATCGAGGCGGTCAACCGCAACGGCGTCGTGGTGGCCCGCGCGATCGTCTCGCACCGGATGCCCGAGGGCACGGTCTACATGCACCACGCCCAGGACCGGCTGATCGACGTACCGATCGCGGAGACCTCCGGCAAGCGCGGCGGCATCCACAACTCGCTGACCCGCATCCTGGTCAAGCCCAGCCACCTCATCGGCGGCTACGCGCAGCTCGCCTTCGCCTTCAACTACCTCGGTCCCACCGGGAACCAGCGCGACGAGGTCACCGTGATCCGCCGACGTTCGCAAGAGGTGACCTACTGA
- a CDS encoding MFS transporter, with product MARTTQHSTTRSDGADTAAHSDGGTGTHGSPWVMLVVATIGFAVNFWAWALLSPLGPLFRESGSLGALSESDVALMVAVPVVVGSLGRILVGALTDRFGGRVMFPLVSAATTVPILFLAFFALDSYALVLVGGFFLGIGGTAFAVGVPFVNAWFPPERRGLAVGIFGAGMGGTAVSALTTVRLFTDAGEKAPFLITAVALAVYAVVAWLVLRDAPGRSVPTTSLAARLSANARLPITWQACLLYAVAFGGYVAFSVYLPSYLKTDYDLTPADAANRMAGFVVVAVLMRPVGGWLSDRFGAVPVLASGYAVVVVGAGVAATHPLLEHIGTVAFLAMAAALGSGSGATFALVAKVTDPSRVGGVTGLVGAAGGLGGFVPPLVMGYVYGRTDSYAIGLWLLSVTAALTLVLTLTVVRRTELGSTRREVLA from the coding sequence ATGGCCCGGACGACACAGCACAGCACCACGAGGTCCGACGGCGCCGACACCGCTGCCCACAGCGATGGTGGCACCGGGACCCACGGCTCCCCGTGGGTGATGCTCGTGGTGGCCACGATCGGCTTCGCCGTGAACTTCTGGGCCTGGGCGCTGCTCAGCCCGCTGGGCCCGCTGTTCCGCGAGAGCGGGTCACTCGGAGCCCTCAGCGAGTCCGACGTCGCGCTGATGGTCGCGGTGCCGGTGGTGGTGGGGTCGCTCGGCCGCATCCTGGTGGGTGCGCTGACCGACCGCTTCGGCGGGCGCGTGATGTTCCCGCTCGTCTCGGCGGCGACCACGGTGCCGATCCTGTTCCTCGCCTTCTTCGCGCTGGACTCCTACGCGCTCGTCCTGGTGGGCGGGTTCTTCCTCGGGATCGGCGGCACCGCCTTCGCCGTCGGCGTCCCCTTCGTCAACGCGTGGTTCCCCCCGGAGCGTCGGGGCCTGGCGGTCGGCATCTTCGGGGCGGGCATGGGCGGCACCGCCGTCAGCGCCCTGACCACGGTCCGACTCTTCACCGACGCGGGGGAGAAGGCTCCGTTCCTCATCACCGCCGTCGCGCTGGCGGTGTACGCCGTGGTGGCGTGGCTGGTCCTGCGTGACGCCCCGGGACGTTCCGTCCCCACGACGTCCCTGGCCGCCCGGCTGTCGGCCAACGCGCGTCTGCCGATCACCTGGCAGGCCTGCCTGCTCTACGCCGTCGCGTTCGGCGGCTACGTCGCGTTCTCGGTCTACCTGCCGTCCTACCTCAAGACCGACTACGACCTCACCCCGGCGGACGCCGCCAACCGGATGGCCGGCTTCGTGGTGGTGGCGGTGCTGATGCGCCCGGTCGGGGGCTGGCTCTCGGACCGCTTCGGTGCCGTCCCCGTCCTCGCCTCCGGCTACGCCGTGGTCGTCGTGGGGGCCGGGGTGGCCGCGACCCACCCGCTCCTCGAGCACATCGGCACGGTGGCGTTCCTGGCCATGGCCGCGGCCCTCGGCTCGGGCAGCGGCGCGACCTTCGCGCTGGTGGCCAAGGTGACCGACCCGTCGCGGGTCGGCGGCGTGACCGGCCTGGTCGGCGCCGCGGGCGGGCTCGGCGGCTTCGTGCCCCCGCTCGTCATGGGCTACGTCTACGGCCGCACCGACTCCTACGCCATCGGGCTGTGGCTGCTGTCGGTCACCGCCGCCCTGACGCTGGTCCTCACCCTCACCGTCGTACGACGCACCGAGCTCGGCTCCACCCGACGAGAGGTCCTCGCATGA
- the nhaA gene encoding Na+/H+ antiporter NhaA, translated as MSREQRHARRTFLGRGSWAETARIAEVLRQETVGGALLLLGTVVALVWINSPAGDSYVALRDLTVGPSALHLDLTLGTWAADGLLAVFFFVVGLELKREFVAGDLRDPKRAALPILAAVGGVVVPAVVYALVTFRTDGALQGWAIPTATDIAFALAVLAIISTHLPSGMRTFLLTLAVVDDLIAVTIIAVFYTSDLALLPLAAALLPLGLFALLVQKRVRSWWLLLPLALVTWVLMHESGVHATVAGVLLGFTVPVIRSRAAGGPDAGPGLAEHFEHRIRPLSAGVAVPVFAFFAAGVEIGGLEGLGDSLADPVALGIVLALVLGKPIGIVGTTYVVARFTRASLDEELSWLDVVGLGLLAGIGFTVSLLIGDLAFGGGGDTDDHVKVGILLGSLVAALLASVLVKTRDRVYRRIWEAENVDDDQDGVPDVYQR; from the coding sequence GTGTCCCGTGAGCAGCGCCACGCCCGCCGTACCTTCCTCGGACGGGGGTCCTGGGCCGAGACCGCCCGCATCGCCGAGGTGCTCCGCCAGGAGACCGTCGGAGGGGCGCTGCTGCTGCTCGGCACGGTGGTCGCCCTGGTGTGGATCAACTCCCCGGCCGGGGACTCCTACGTCGCGCTGCGCGACCTCACCGTCGGACCGTCGGCCCTGCACCTCGACCTCACGCTGGGCACCTGGGCGGCGGACGGGCTGCTGGCGGTCTTCTTCTTCGTCGTCGGCCTGGAGCTCAAGCGGGAGTTCGTGGCCGGCGACCTGCGCGACCCCAAGCGTGCCGCGCTGCCGATCCTGGCCGCGGTCGGCGGTGTGGTCGTGCCGGCGGTGGTCTACGCCCTGGTCACCTTCCGCACCGACGGGGCGCTGCAGGGCTGGGCCATCCCGACCGCCACCGACATCGCCTTCGCGCTCGCGGTGCTGGCCATCATCAGCACCCACCTGCCGAGCGGCATGCGGACCTTCCTGCTCACGCTGGCGGTGGTCGACGACCTGATCGCGGTCACGATCATCGCGGTGTTCTACACCTCCGACCTGGCGTTGCTGCCGCTGGCCGCGGCGCTGCTGCCGCTCGGGCTCTTCGCCCTCCTGGTCCAGAAGCGGGTCCGGTCCTGGTGGCTGCTGCTCCCGCTGGCGCTCGTCACGTGGGTGCTCATGCACGAGTCCGGCGTGCACGCCACCGTCGCGGGCGTGCTGCTCGGCTTCACGGTGCCGGTGATCCGCTCCCGGGCCGCGGGCGGCCCCGACGCCGGCCCGGGCCTGGCCGAGCACTTCGAGCACCGGATCCGCCCGTTGTCGGCCGGCGTCGCCGTCCCGGTCTTCGCGTTCTTCGCCGCCGGTGTCGAGATCGGCGGCCTCGAGGGCCTGGGCGACTCGCTGGCCGACCCGGTCGCGCTGGGCATCGTGCTGGCGCTGGTGCTCGGCAAGCCGATCGGCATCGTCGGCACGACGTACGTCGTCGCCCGCTTCACCCGGGCGAGCCTCGACGAGGAGCTGAGCTGGCTCGACGTGGTCGGGCTCGGCCTGCTCGCCGGCATCGGCTTCACCGTGTCGCTGCTGATCGGCGACCTGGCGTTCGGAGGCGGCGGCGACACCGACGACCACGTCAAGGTCGGCATCCTGCTCGGCTCGCTGGTCGCCGCCCTGCTCGCGAGCGTCCTCGTCAAGACCCGCGACCGGGTCTACCGCCGCATCTGGGAGGCCGAGAACGTCGACGACGACCAGGACGGCGTCCCCGACGTCTACCAGCGCTGA
- a CDS encoding calcium-binding protein: MKARLRPSTAAGLVPAAGAAFLLVLGTVVPVSAGASPVAAPSSAAVSQVALAPAAARKAPAPQRWLQIERTRRGYLVTAGLQHSRMRITETRNGLRIVDPGTAELRERLRSCERVRVRVGIGALCRVSDRVTKRHPMRLGVVPRLGNDLVDARSLPARYNLSVLADAGHDVVRLGDGDDFVNGYTGVDRVFGGRGSDWIRTGIGDDVIKGGRGGDRLVGVEDDDVVRGGAGRDQVGGGPGRDRLYGGDGADAISCGDGRDHAWTERGDTRRDCERLHR, translated from the coding sequence GTGAAGGCACGGCTGAGGCCGTCCACCGCCGCCGGGCTCGTCCCGGCGGCGGGGGCGGCCTTTCTCCTCGTCCTGGGCACGGTCGTGCCCGTGTCCGCCGGCGCCTCGCCCGTCGCGGCCCCGTCCTCCGCGGCCGTCTCGCAGGTCGCGCTCGCCCCCGCCGCGGCACGGAAGGCTCCTGCTCCCCAGCGGTGGCTGCAGATCGAGCGCACCCGGCGGGGCTACCTCGTCACCGCCGGTCTCCAGCACAGCCGGATGCGGATCACCGAGACCCGCAACGGCCTGCGGATCGTCGACCCCGGCACGGCCGAGCTGCGCGAGAGGCTGCGCTCCTGCGAGCGCGTCCGGGTCCGCGTCGGCATCGGCGCGCTCTGCCGGGTCTCCGACCGCGTCACCAAGCGCCACCCGATGCGGCTCGGCGTCGTGCCCCGGCTCGGCAACGACCTCGTCGACGCCCGTTCGCTGCCGGCCCGCTACAACCTCTCGGTGCTCGCCGACGCCGGGCACGACGTCGTACGCCTCGGTGACGGCGACGACTTCGTCAACGGCTACACCGGGGTCGACCGGGTCTTCGGCGGCCGGGGCAGCGACTGGATCCGCACGGGCATCGGGGACGACGTCATCAAGGGCGGTCGCGGTGGTGACCGGCTCGTCGGTGTCGAGGACGACGACGTCGTCCGCGGCGGCGCGGGCCGCGACCAGGTCGGCGGCGGGCCCGGTCGGGACCGCCTCTACGGCGGCGACGGGGCCGACGCGATCTCCTGCGGTGACGGGCGCGACCACGCCTGGACCGAGCGCGGGGACACCCGACGCGACTGCGAGCGCCTCCACCGCTGA
- a CDS encoding L-lactate permease produces the protein MFQQNPEAVGDSLALSALCAAVPLLTLFILLGGLRMKAWLAGLISLGVSIVIAIVLFGMPVSQTFSATAEGAAFGFFPILWIVINAIWVYNLTVKSGHFDVLRRSFEKVSPDQRIQAIIIAFCFGALLEALAGFGTPVAITVVMLMALGFQPLKAAAVALIANTAPVAYGALATPIVTLASVTSTVNDDPGLTVENLGAMVGRQTPILAIFVPLVLVFVVDGKRGVKQTWLPAIVGGLAFGIGQFIAANYISVPLADIIAALVSALAIVALVRVWSPSQTITAADMRDSDESAGESGGSAVGAGRPGGAGGPGATATKTEPAHADSRADVVKAYAPYLVIVAIFSVINIPAVKEFFAAEPWTFAFTWPGLDILNPSGDPVATIYNFNWFPAAGTLMIFAGIITAAILKVSPGTALKTYGETYVELKSAILTVMAVLALAYVMNLSGQTAALGAWLAGAGTAFAILSPILGWLGVAVTGSDTSANALFGALQVQTAAQAGLDPVLMAAANTSGGVLGKMISPQNLAIAAAAVGMAGKEGDIFRKVVGWSLLLLVFMCALVALQATPVLSWMVP, from the coding sequence ATGTTCCAGCAGAATCCCGAGGCAGTAGGTGACTCGCTCGCGCTCAGCGCGCTGTGTGCCGCCGTACCGCTGCTGACCCTGTTCATCCTCCTCGGCGGCCTCCGCATGAAGGCGTGGCTGGCGGGACTCATCTCGCTCGGGGTGTCGATCGTCATCGCGATCGTGCTCTTCGGCATGCCCGTGAGCCAGACCTTCTCGGCCACGGCCGAGGGTGCGGCGTTCGGCTTCTTCCCGATCCTGTGGATCGTGATCAACGCGATCTGGGTCTACAACCTGACGGTGAAGTCGGGCCACTTCGACGTGCTGCGGCGCTCCTTCGAGAAGGTCAGCCCCGACCAGCGGATCCAGGCGATCATCATCGCCTTCTGCTTCGGAGCCCTGCTCGAGGCGCTGGCCGGCTTCGGCACCCCCGTCGCCATCACGGTCGTGATGCTGATGGCGCTGGGCTTCCAGCCCCTCAAGGCCGCCGCGGTGGCCCTGATCGCCAACACCGCCCCGGTCGCCTACGGCGCCCTGGCCACCCCGATCGTCACGCTGGCCTCCGTCACCTCCACCGTGAACGACGACCCGGGCCTCACCGTCGAGAACCTCGGCGCCATGGTCGGTCGCCAGACCCCGATCCTCGCGATCTTCGTGCCGCTCGTCCTGGTCTTCGTCGTCGACGGCAAGCGCGGCGTCAAGCAGACCTGGCTGCCGGCCATCGTCGGTGGTCTCGCCTTCGGCATCGGCCAGTTCATCGCGGCCAACTACATCTCGGTCCCGCTGGCCGACATCATCGCCGCCCTCGTCTCCGCCCTCGCCATCGTGGCGCTGGTGCGGGTGTGGAGCCCGTCGCAGACCATCACCGCGGCCGACATGCGCGACTCCGACGAGTCCGCCGGTGAGTCCGGTGGCAGCGCGGTCGGAGCCGGCCGTCCTGGTGGCGCCGGTGGCCCGGGTGCCACCGCGACCAAGACCGAGCCGGCCCACGCCGACAGCCGGGCCGACGTCGTCAAGGCCTACGCGCCCTACCTGGTGATCGTGGCGATCTTCTCCGTCATCAACATCCCGGCGGTCAAGGAGTTCTTCGCCGCCGAGCCGTGGACCTTCGCCTTCACGTGGCCGGGGCTGGACATCCTCAACCCGTCCGGGGACCCGGTGGCCACCATCTACAACTTCAACTGGTTCCCGGCCGCCGGCACGCTCATGATCTTCGCCGGCATCATCACCGCGGCGATCCTCAAGGTCTCGCCGGGCACCGCCCTCAAGACCTACGGCGAGACCTACGTCGAGCTGAAGTCGGCCATCCTCACCGTCATGGCGGTGCTCGCCCTGGCCTACGTCATGAACCTCTCGGGCCAGACCGCGGCGCTGGGCGCGTGGCTCGCCGGTGCCGGTACGGCGTTCGCGATCCTCTCGCCGATCCTCGGCTGGCTCGGCGTGGCCGTCACCGGCTCGGACACCTCCGCCAACGCGCTCTTCGGCGCCCTTCAGGTGCAGACCGCGGCGCAGGCCGGGCTCGACCCCGTCCTGATGGCGGCGGCCAACACCTCCGGCGGCGTGCTCGGCAAGATGATCAGCCCGCAGAACCTCGCCATCGCGGCGGCGGCGGTCGGCATGGCCGGCAAGGAGGGCGACATCTTCCGCAAGGTCGTGGGATGGAGCCTGCTGCTGCTGGTGTTCATGTGCGCGCTCGTCGCGCTGCAGGCCACCCCGGTCCTGTCCTGGATGGTGCCCTGA
- the glcF gene encoding glycolate oxidase subunit GlcF gives MTSTDDRPDGDELGKTGAVVDLGMPAPGGAFDEHHPPDAALIGDCVHCGFCLPTCPTYLLWGEEMDSPRGRIYLMKEGLEGEPMTDEMVGHFDACLGCMACVTACPSGVQYDRLIEQTRAQVERNHDRTAPDKALRGLIFSLFPYPKRLKVMRGPLRVMQKTGLDKAMRRTGLLDRMAPQLAAMERLAPPLGKPIPLPERIEATGERRATVGMLVGCVQGAFFPGVNAATARVLQAEGCDIVIPKSQGCCGALSVHNGREPEGQGFARKLIDTFESSGVEYVVVNSAGCGSTMKEYAELLADDPTYADKAKAFADRVRDVAEILHELGPVAPRHPLEMTVAYHDACHLGHAQGIRAQPRDLLRAIPGLELKEIPEAEICCGSAGIYNIINPEPAQQLGDRKAANIVKTGAQVLVTANPGCLMQVTSAIERSGHPMSMAHTVEVLDASIRGVAAANFTSN, from the coding sequence ATGACCAGCACCGACGACAGGCCCGACGGCGACGAGCTCGGCAAGACCGGAGCGGTCGTCGACCTCGGCATGCCCGCCCCGGGCGGCGCCTTCGACGAGCACCACCCCCCGGACGCCGCGCTCATCGGCGACTGCGTCCACTGCGGCTTCTGCCTGCCCACCTGTCCCACCTACCTGCTGTGGGGCGAGGAGATGGACTCCCCGCGTGGGCGGATCTACCTCATGAAGGAGGGCCTCGAGGGCGAGCCGATGACCGACGAGATGGTCGGCCACTTCGACGCCTGCCTGGGCTGCATGGCCTGCGTGACGGCCTGCCCGTCCGGGGTGCAGTACGACCGCCTCATCGAGCAGACCCGCGCCCAGGTGGAGCGCAACCACGACCGCACCGCGCCCGACAAGGCGTTGCGCGGACTGATCTTCTCGCTGTTCCCCTATCCCAAGCGGCTCAAGGTCATGCGCGGCCCGCTGCGCGTGATGCAGAAGACCGGTCTCGACAAGGCGATGCGCCGCACCGGGCTGCTGGACCGCATGGCGCCCCAGCTGGCCGCCATGGAGCGTCTCGCGCCCCCGCTGGGCAAGCCGATCCCGCTGCCCGAGCGCATCGAGGCCACCGGCGAGCGGCGCGCCACCGTGGGCATGCTCGTCGGCTGCGTGCAGGGCGCCTTCTTCCCCGGCGTGAACGCCGCCACCGCGCGCGTGCTCCAGGCCGAGGGCTGCGACATCGTCATCCCGAAGTCGCAGGGCTGCTGCGGCGCGCTGTCGGTCCACAACGGCCGTGAGCCGGAGGGCCAGGGCTTCGCCCGCAAGCTCATCGACACCTTCGAGTCCTCCGGGGTCGAGTACGTCGTCGTCAACTCGGCCGGCTGCGGGTCGACGATGAAGGAGTACGCCGAGCTGCTGGCCGACGACCCGACGTACGCCGACAAGGCGAAGGCCTTCGCCGACCGGGTCCGCGACGTCGCGGAGATCCTCCACGAGCTCGGGCCCGTGGCCCCGCGCCACCCGCTCGAGATGACCGTGGCCTACCACGACGCCTGCCACCTCGGTCACGCCCAGGGCATCCGCGCGCAACCGCGCGACCTGCTGCGCGCCATCCCCGGGCTGGAGCTCAAGGAGATCCCCGAGGCGGAGATCTGCTGCGGCTCGGCCGGCATCTACAACATCATCAACCCCGAGCCCGCCCAGCAGCTCGGCGACCGCAAGGCCGCCAACATCGTGAAGACCGGCGCGCAGGTGCTGGTCACCGCCAACCCGGGGTGCCTCATGCAGGTCACCTCCGCGATCGAGCGGTCGGGTCACCCGATGTCGATGGCCCACACCGTCGAGGTGCTCGACGCCTCGATCCGCGGCGTGGCTGCCGCGAATTTCACGTCAAACTGA